TAGATCGAATACGTTTGTGTTAGTGACGTTAAAGACgttctttaaaatatatgaatatataaataaataaaaatatgccCGTGATCGTTACCGATTTCCAATGGAAACAAACTGaacaaaaagttataataaaagcGCCGTTGAAAGGTATTCATCATTCTAAAGTCGATACGTTCATTTCAAGGAAATTCATAAAAGCCACGTACGGGCACAATTATTTGGAAATCATACTTTACTCCGCCATCGATTTGGAACTGAGTAGTGTAACTCTAACTTCCACGGAAATAGTTTTCGATTTGAAGAAAGCCGACGGAAGGTTTTGGACAAGTTTGGAACCGAATCTTACGAAAACGGAAAAATTTGCGTTGAAAAAGGAATTATTGGAGGAGGCTTACAGGGAGGAACAGtcgattgataaaaaaaagtcgGAGAAAAAATGCGAATTGAAAAGATTGGCTGTCAAGAAGCAAATCGATATAGATTCTGGAATAAAAGAGGCCATTAGTAAggttaaaaaagaagaggagaagcTGGCTTTAGGTACATGTGATCATCAtatattatgtaaattattttttaatctaaaatttagaaaaaacaaataagaataGTGCGTTTGTGAGGTGTAATGTGCGTaagaaggaaaatattgaatgatgggtgggacttttatttaaaaaaatctatgtGTGCAAAATGGTGGGAATATTTGTTTCAttgaattcttaaaatcgtactgaccaaaatacttgaaatatcaatttaatatttcacagaaatatgAACAAAGGTTCTAAatagtggaaaataaatcaggaacgtaatACATTGGCTCGATTTTGAGATACAGTGCTTTAAAGTcgaagaatcgaaaattgttggttcctattgaattcttaaaatcgtacagaccaaattatttgaaatatcgagttaatATTCCAAAGAAGTATCTTAAAAGGTTCaaactagtagaaaataaatcaggaacgtactacatttgATGGTTTTCGAGATACAGTGTCTCAAAtttgaagaatcgaaaattgttggttcctaatgaattcttaaaatcgtacagaccaaattatttgaaatatcgagttaatatttcaaagaagtatgttcaaaggttcaaactagtggaaaataaatcaggaatGTACTACATTTGATGGTTTTCGAGATACAGTGTCTCAAAtttgaagaatcgaaaattgttggttcctaatgaattcttaaaatcgtacagaccaaattatttgaaatatcgagttaatatttcaaagaagtatgttcaaaggttcaaactagtggaaaataaatcaggaatGTACTACATTTGATGGTTTTCGAGATACAGTGTCTCAAAtttgaagaatcgaaaattgttggttcctaatgaattcttaaaatcgtacagaacaaattatttgaaatatcgagttaatatttcaaagaagtatcTTAAAAGGTTCaaactagtagaaaataaatcaggaacgtactacatttgATGGTTTTCGAGATACAGTGTCTCAAAtttgaagaatcgaaaattgttggttcctaatgaattcttaaaatcgtacagaccaaattatttgaaatatcgagttaatatttcaaagaagtatgttcaaaggttcaaactagtggaaaataaatcaggaatGTACTACATTTGATGGTTTTCGAGATACAGTGTCTCAAAtttgaagaatcgaaaattgttggttcctaatgaattcttaaaatcgtacagaccaaattatttgaaatatcgagttaatatttcaaagaagtatcTTAAAAGGTTCaaactagtagaaaataaatcaggaacgtactacatttgATGGTTTTCGAGATACAGTGTCTCAAAtttgaagaatcgaaaattgttggttcctaatgaattcttaaaatcgtacagaccaaattatttgaaatatagagttaatatttcaaagaagtatgtCCAAAGGTTCAAACTAGtggaaaaaaaatcaggaacgtactacatttgATGGTTTTCGAGATACAGTGTCTCAAAGTcgaagaatcgaaaattgttgctTCCTAttgaattcttaaaatcgtacagaccaaattatttgaaatatcgagttaatatttcaaagaagtatgttcaaaggttcaaactagtggaaaataaatcaggaacgtaatacatttgatgatttttgagatacagtgtcTCAAAtttgaagaatcgaaaattgttggttcctaatgaattcttaaaatcgtacagaccaaattatttgaaatatcgagttaatatttcaaagaagtatgttcaaaggttcaaactagtggaaaataaatcaggaatGTACTACATTTGATGGTTTTCGAGATACAGTGTCTCAAAtttgaagaatcgaaaattgttggttcctaatgaattcttaaaatcgtacagaccaaattatttgaaatatcgagttaatatttcaaagaagtatgtCCAAAGGTTCAAActagtggaaaataaatcaggaacgtactacatttgATGGTTTTCGAGATACAGTGTCTCAAAGTcgaagaatcgaaaattgttgctTCCTAttgaattcttaaaatcgtacagaccaaattatttgaaatatcgagttaatatttcaaagaagtatgtCCAAAGGTTCAAActagtggaaaataaatcaggaacgtactacatttgATGGTTTTCGAGATACAGTGTCTCAAAGTcgaagaatcgaaaattgttgctTCCTAttgaattcttaaaatcgtacagaccaaattatttgaaatatcgagttaatatttcaaagaagtatgtCCAAAGGTTCAAActagtggaaaataaatcaggaacgtactacatttgATGGTTTTCGAGATACAGTGTCTCAAagttgaaaaatcgaaaattgttgcttcctaatgaattcttaaaatcgtacagaccaaattatttgaaatatcgagttaatatttcaaagaagtatgtCCAAAGGTTCAAActagtggaaaataaatcaggaacgtactacatttgATGGTTTTCGAGATACAGTGTCTCAAAGTcgaagaatcgaaaattgtgGCTTCCTAttgaattcttaaaatcgtacagaccaaattatttgaaatatcgagttaatatttcaaagaagtatcTTAAAAGGTTCtaactagtagaaaataaatcaggaacgtactacatttgATGGTTTTCGAGATACAGTGTCTCAAAGTcgaagaatcgaaaattgttgctTCCTAttgaattcttaaaatcgtacagaccaaattatttgaaatatcgagttaatatttcaaagaagtatcTTAAAAGGTTCAAActagtggaaaataaatcaggaacgtactacatttgATGGTTTTCGAGATACAGTGTCTCAAAGTcgaagaatcgaaaattgttggttcccattaaattcttcatatttttcaaaaataatccaTTCGAAATTGATCTAATTTCCCCAATAAATCGTTTATTCACTAATTAATCTACCGGGGTTGACACAAAAATACATACAATCCCatcttatcaaaattaaaaaaaaattttttatttatatatatatttcaggCGATTTTGATGAATGGAAAGAAAAAGTAACTCGCAAATTAAAATCATCCAATCGGCCAAAAATCTCATCCGATTCCCCTTCTACACAAATCCCGAAAACCAGAACATCAGCCACAACGAAAATAGATTTCACTCCGCGACAATTCCCGACGCCCTGCCGAGAATCcaaattagaagaagaacaCGAATACCTAATCAAACAAGCCGAAGCTCGACGATCGACAGGCTTCGTCGGCGAAGACATCCGACCGGAAGAACGCAATCCCCATTTCGTAAAAGCCAAAGGCGACGATTTCCTCAAGCGCAAAAACTATTTGGGCGCCATCAGCGCCTACACGTACGGCATCGGCCTCAGCAAGAACTTCGTCGACTTTTACATATCGAGATCGGAGGCCCACATGGCCGTAGGCAACTTTTGGAGGGTCATCGAGGACTGCAGCGCCGCCCTGGAACTACTGACGCCGATATGCGAGGCCAATTTGTACGAAAGGGCCGTTTGCATCGGCAGAAGAGGACAGGCTCTATGTCGATACGGAAAAAGAAGACAAGGAATAGAAGAATTGAAATACAGTTTGAGGTTAATCGATTCAGAAGGTTTCCGCCAAGCCCTCGACGAAGAACAAcgaaaatatttggaagaatTAGAGGCGGAGAAGAAGAATAAACAAGACGCAATCGATAATTGTCGTTGAACATCCCCGTATACGCGGATTTTACGTGAAAAACAGCGTTGCCGatgttaaaa
The sequence above is drawn from the Diorhabda carinulata isolate Delta chromosome 6, icDioCari1.1, whole genome shotgun sequence genome and encodes:
- the LOC130896054 gene encoding dynein axonemal assembly factor 4-like — its product is MPVIVTDFQWKQTEQKVIIKAPLKGIHHSKVDTFISRKFIKATYGHNYLEIILYSAIDLELSSVTLTSTEIVFDLKKADGRFWTSLEPNLTKTEKFALKKELLEEAYREEQSIDKKKSEKKCELKRLAVKKQIDIDSGIKEAISKVKKEEEKLALGDFDEWKEKVTRKLKSSNRPKISSDSPSTQIPKTRTSATTKIDFTPRQFPTPCRESKLEEEHEYLIKQAEARRSTGFVGEDIRPEERNPHFVKAKGDDFLKRKNYLGAISAYTYGIGLSKNFVDFYISRSEAHMAVGNFWRVIEDCSAALELLTPICEANLYERAVCIGRRGQALCRYGKRRQGIEELKYSLRLIDSEGFRQALDEEQRKYLEELEAEKKNKQDAIDNCR